A single window of Chitinophaga sp. XS-30 DNA harbors:
- a CDS encoding sodium:alanine symporter family protein yields the protein MEKIITAINDIVWSNAFIILCLATGVYFSVITRFLQVRFFKDMIRLLFRGKASDKGVSSFQAFAIAISGRVGTGNIAGVATAIAMGGPGAVFWMWLIAFLGAASAFIEATLGQIYKQVKDGQYRGGPAYYIEKGLGVKWYAAVFAVATILSTALFLPGVQSNSIAQSAFNAFNIPVAVTGGAVTLLLALIIFGGVKRIGKVAELVVPFMAAGYILMAVIIIAINISDVPAVFSLIFRSAFNLEATFSGVFGSAIAWGVKRGIYSNEAGQGTAPHAAAAAEVKHPVEQGLVQSFSVYVDTLFVCTATALMILFTGQYNVVNPEGGFIIEHLPGVKAGPAFTQAAVGVHFPTVGASFVALSLLFFAFTTIMAYYYIAETNLTYLSKKGNNRLMVWGLRALILLATFYGSIKTAELAWTMGDIGVGVMAWLNIIAILLLQRPALKALRDYQAQKKAGKQPVFRPKELGIRNADEWENMN from the coding sequence ATGGAAAAGATCATCACCGCTATCAACGATATCGTTTGGAGCAATGCATTTATTATCCTCTGCCTGGCTACAGGCGTTTACTTCTCGGTCATCACCCGCTTTTTACAGGTAAGGTTCTTCAAAGACATGATACGGCTGCTTTTCCGTGGCAAGGCATCAGATAAGGGCGTATCCTCCTTTCAGGCATTTGCCATCGCGATATCCGGACGGGTGGGCACGGGCAATATCGCCGGAGTGGCTACGGCCATCGCCATGGGCGGTCCGGGCGCCGTATTCTGGATGTGGCTGATCGCCTTCCTGGGAGCTGCTTCCGCATTTATTGAAGCAACACTTGGACAGATCTATAAACAGGTAAAAGACGGGCAATACCGTGGCGGCCCTGCCTACTATATTGAAAAAGGGCTGGGCGTGAAATGGTATGCGGCCGTGTTTGCCGTGGCCACAATATTAAGCACCGCGCTTTTCCTGCCCGGCGTTCAGAGCAACAGCATCGCGCAAAGCGCATTCAATGCCTTTAATATACCCGTAGCCGTTACCGGAGGCGCCGTCACGTTGCTGCTGGCGCTGATCATTTTCGGCGGCGTAAAGCGTATCGGAAAGGTAGCCGAGCTGGTGGTGCCGTTCATGGCTGCCGGGTACATCCTGATGGCGGTCATTATTATTGCCATCAATATCAGCGACGTGCCGGCGGTCTTCTCCCTGATCTTCCGTTCTGCCTTTAACCTGGAAGCCACATTTTCCGGTGTATTCGGTTCGGCTATCGCCTGGGGCGTAAAAAGAGGCATCTATTCCAATGAAGCCGGGCAAGGCACCGCCCCGCATGCCGCGGCCGCTGCGGAAGTGAAACATCCCGTGGAACAGGGGCTGGTACAGTCGTTTTCCGTGTATGTAGACACCCTTTTCGTTTGTACCGCCACTGCCCTGATGATCCTTTTCACCGGCCAATACAATGTGGTAAACCCCGAAGGCGGATTTATCATAGAGCATCTTCCCGGCGTGAAAGCCGGCCCGGCCTTTACCCAGGCAGCTGTAGGCGTTCACTTCCCCACCGTGGGAGCGAGCTTCGTTGCCCTGTCGCTGCTGTTCTTCGCCTTCACGACCATCATGGCCTATTACTATATTGCGGAGACCAACCTTACCTATCTCAGTAAAAAAGGCAATAACCGGTTGATGGTGTGGGGATTACGCGCACTGATACTACTGGCCACCTTTTACGGTTCCATTAAAACAGCAGAGTTGGCCTGGACCATGGGTGACATCGGCGTGGGCGTTATGGCCTGGCTGAATATCATCGCCATTCTGCTCCTGCAGCGCCCGGCCCTGAAAGCCCTCAGGGATTACCAGGCCCAGAAGAAAGCCGGCAAACAGCCGGTATTTCGGCCAAAGGAACTGGGGATCAGGAATGCGGATGAGTGGGAGAACATGAATTAA
- a CDS encoding TonB-dependent receptor produces the protein MGPVKKGVLALLAQVFFIVGAMAQDKVAISGLVTDGKIALPNVTVLIKGTNQGTTTNEAGEFTIQAERGQELIFSYIGFEKQSRVIGDQRRYEIIMEPSAGSTLNDVVVVGYGTARKASVTAAISTLKGKEVASTPIANLSNGLGGRVPGVIVKQGSGEPGRDGANIYIRGISSTGNSQPLMIVDGIPRAFQQLDPNSIESFTVLKDAAAVAPYGVAGANGVILVTTKRGSTGAPTLTYNGYVGFQNPVVLPEFVNSYQYATLRNAAAVNEGLDEPYSAEELQKFQDGSDPDAYPTFKDIWGSITNRNAILTNHNIEISGGAEKVKYYAALGYQLQEGMWATTNTRRFNLTLNLDANVTNTTKVSFNLNGRHQKDLYPATSTGRIFELIGYLHPLYGPLKFSNGMYGTFLTGSLFSSGYQKYNTTAIFTQVSVEQQLPFLPGLKARGTIAYDPSHSMNKIWSLPIQRASLDKSQTPYVIVDGIWGATKPSLRQDYTLEYQLTYQAGLDYARSFGKHHVTALALFEAKSNDYSTLGAERRNYNLTIDEINQGSSSQADMSTRGISSQGRQVGLVYRVAYDYAHKYMLEASGRYDGSYYFPPDERYGFFPAFSVGWRLSEENFLKGRLAWLDNLKVRASYGEVGALAGSPFQYMSTYNVLGTNYVLGNAAVQGIRERAEPNPYITWERAKKTDIGLEVGLWGGLLNIEADYFYEKRSNMLVNPDVIVPAEYGIGLSQVNAGIMDNRGFDFMISSAYRFSEDLEVSLGANMTYAKNKLLQVFETPTTYNNPNRRITGRPLGTQFGFKALGYFQESDFDGTGNLKSGIATQPWGAVQPGDIRYEDLNGDGRINDDDLTAIGDPAAAPRIMYGFSPAVRYKGFSLDLLFQGTARSNWYYHGSSIMPFWETMLPYVHNFDYWTPENTDAANPRLTSAPTVNNSQTSSFWMGNASYLRLKSATLAYNIPSAIMKKIRLQQARIFLSGQNIFTITDMIYYDPEIGPNNSWIPNNSWGYPNQKAFSVGANITF, from the coding sequence TTGGGACCAGTAAAAAAAGGTGTGCTGGCATTGCTGGCGCAGGTTTTTTTTATTGTTGGCGCGATGGCGCAGGACAAGGTCGCAATAAGCGGCCTCGTTACCGATGGCAAGATAGCCTTGCCGAATGTAACGGTTCTGATAAAAGGGACCAATCAGGGCACTACCACCAATGAAGCCGGGGAGTTTACGATCCAGGCGGAGAGGGGGCAGGAGCTGATATTCTCTTATATCGGTTTTGAAAAGCAGAGCCGGGTCATCGGGGACCAGCGGCGTTATGAGATCATTATGGAACCATCCGCCGGCAGCACGCTGAATGATGTGGTGGTGGTCGGTTACGGCACTGCCCGGAAAGCATCCGTTACCGCCGCGATCTCCACCCTCAAGGGCAAAGAGGTCGCCTCCACGCCGATTGCCAACCTCAGCAACGGCCTCGGTGGCAGGGTGCCTGGCGTTATCGTTAAACAAGGTTCCGGTGAGCCGGGCAGGGATGGCGCGAACATTTATATCCGCGGTATTTCCTCCACGGGCAACAGCCAGCCACTGATGATCGTGGATGGTATTCCCAGGGCATTTCAGCAGCTGGACCCCAATTCCATCGAGTCCTTCACCGTGCTGAAAGATGCCGCCGCCGTGGCGCCGTATGGTGTGGCGGGTGCGAACGGTGTAATTCTGGTGACCACCAAACGCGGCAGTACAGGCGCGCCCACGCTTACCTACAACGGGTATGTAGGCTTCCAGAACCCAGTAGTGTTGCCGGAGTTCGTCAATTCCTACCAGTATGCCACATTACGGAATGCGGCGGCGGTGAATGAAGGATTGGACGAACCCTATTCTGCCGAAGAGCTGCAAAAGTTCCAGGACGGTTCGGATCCGGACGCTTATCCTACGTTCAAAGACATCTGGGGCTCTATCACCAACAGAAATGCTATTCTTACCAATCATAATATCGAGATCTCCGGCGGCGCGGAAAAAGTGAAATACTACGCAGCCCTGGGATACCAGTTGCAGGAGGGGATGTGGGCGACGACCAATACGCGGCGGTTCAACCTCACCCTGAACCTTGACGCGAATGTCACCAATACCACGAAAGTATCGTTCAACCTGAACGGCCGGCACCAGAAAGATCTTTATCCCGCTACCTCTACCGGGCGGATATTCGAGCTGATCGGTTACCTGCATCCGCTGTATGGACCGCTGAAGTTCAGCAATGGCATGTATGGCACTTTCCTGACCGGCAGCCTCTTCAGCAGCGGTTATCAGAAATACAATACGACCGCGATTTTCACACAGGTCTCCGTAGAGCAGCAGCTGCCGTTCCTTCCCGGCCTGAAGGCCAGGGGTACGATCGCGTACGATCCTTCGCACAGCATGAACAAAATATGGTCGCTTCCCATTCAGCGGGCCAGTCTGGATAAATCACAAACACCTTATGTGATCGTAGACGGTATCTGGGGAGCTACCAAGCCTTCCCTGCGGCAGGATTATACCCTCGAATACCAGTTGACCTACCAGGCGGGGCTGGATTATGCGCGGAGCTTCGGGAAACATCATGTTACCGCACTGGCGCTGTTTGAAGCGAAGAGCAATGATTACAGCACGCTCGGCGCGGAAAGAAGAAATTATAACCTGACGATAGACGAGATCAACCAGGGCAGTTCCAGCCAGGCGGATATGAGCACCCGGGGTATTTCCAGCCAGGGGCGCCAGGTGGGCCTCGTGTACCGTGTGGCGTATGACTATGCGCACAAATATATGCTTGAAGCCAGCGGCCGTTATGACGGCAGTTATTATTTCCCGCCGGACGAACGCTATGGATTTTTCCCGGCATTCTCCGTGGGCTGGCGCCTGTCTGAAGAGAATTTCCTGAAGGGCCGGCTGGCCTGGCTGGACAATCTGAAGGTACGCGCATCCTACGGCGAAGTGGGGGCTTTAGCCGGCAGTCCTTTTCAGTACATGAGCACCTACAATGTGCTGGGCACGAACTATGTGTTGGGGAATGCGGCGGTGCAAGGCATCCGCGAACGCGCGGAGCCGAATCCCTACATCACCTGGGAACGTGCGAAGAAAACCGATATTGGTCTGGAAGTGGGTTTGTGGGGCGGACTGCTGAATATCGAAGCGGATTATTTTTATGAGAAACGTTCCAATATGCTCGTGAACCCTGATGTGATCGTACCGGCGGAATACGGGATCGGTCTCAGCCAGGTGAATGCCGGTATTATGGATAACCGGGGTTTTGATTTCATGATCAGTTCAGCGTATCGTTTCTCGGAGGACCTGGAAGTATCGCTGGGCGCAAATATGACTTACGCCAAAAACAAACTGTTGCAGGTCTTCGAAACTCCCACCACCTACAACAACCCCAATCGCCGGATCACCGGCAGGCCGCTCGGCACCCAGTTCGGGTTCAAAGCGCTGGGGTATTTCCAGGAGTCGGATTTTGACGGGACGGGCAACCTGAAATCCGGCATCGCCACGCAGCCCTGGGGGGCAGTACAACCGGGTGATATCCGGTATGAGGACCTGAACGGGGATGGCCGTATCAATGATGATGATCTCACCGCCATCGGCGACCCTGCTGCCGCACCGCGGATAATGTACGGCTTCTCGCCGGCAGTGCGGTACAAGGGATTTTCCCTGGACCTGCTGTTCCAGGGAACGGCACGCTCCAACTGGTATTATCATGGCTCATCCATCATGCCGTTCTGGGAAACCATGCTGCCGTATGTGCATAATTTCGATTACTGGACACCGGAAAACACAGATGCCGCCAATCCGCGGCTGACCTCGGCGCCTACGGTGAACAACTCACAGACTTCTTCCTTCTGGATGGGAAATGCCAGCTACCTGCGCCTTAAAAGTGCCACACTGGCCTATAACATTCCTTCCGCCATCATGAAAAAGAT
- a CDS encoding HPF/RaiA family ribosome-associated protein: MDIIIQSLGFKAGEALENFIREKLDTVKSDRIIRANVGLYLGADSNPENNYCEIRLEVPGNDLFVKKNSPHFETAVTECVEVLKQQVNKEKEKYTDSRQADAEKIQDALMEGSTQDEDTDLEDVVK, from the coding sequence ATGGATATCATCATTCAGTCATTAGGTTTTAAGGCAGGCGAAGCATTGGAAAATTTTATCAGGGAAAAACTGGATACCGTTAAAAGTGACCGTATTATCAGGGCCAATGTGGGGCTTTACCTGGGCGCTGATTCCAATCCGGAGAACAACTACTGCGAGATCAGGCTGGAAGTGCCGGGGAACGATCTGTTCGTTAAAAAGAACAGCCCGCATTTCGAGACCGCGGTAACGGAATGTGTGGAAGTGCTGAAGCAGCAGGTCAACAAGGAAAAAGAAAAATATACGGACAGCAGGCAGGCCGATGCGGAAAAAATACAGGATGCCTTGATGGAAGGCTCAACGCAGGATGAGGATACAGATCTCGAAGATGTCGTAAAATAA
- a CDS encoding AraC family transcriptional regulator has protein sequence MKPHFKPIPSASNLFKVELQESNKEFDYPWHYHPELEITYILSNQGVRYVGNSTENFYSDDLVLLGANLPHTWHSTAEAGQSSTAIVIYLKEGFLEKTWMQSIEFTAICNLFAAMNKGIVVDTAKARQLKPKFLQLLEAPPFDKMVLLLQILQELASNTAYRFLCEQEFNCALNHTDKARINTVYDYIQDHYQQQISLADIASKVNMSEEYFSRFFSRTMKKPFFEFLNEYKINRACKLLLETDMQISEVCYASGFESVSFFYRQFKKFKKCQPRTFRQNYQKVAELPSEKYAYAQ, from the coding sequence ATGAAACCACACTTCAAGCCCATACCGTCAGCATCCAATTTATTCAAGGTTGAACTGCAGGAAAGCAACAAGGAGTTTGATTATCCGTGGCATTATCATCCGGAACTGGAGATCACCTATATCCTCAGCAATCAAGGCGTTCGCTACGTAGGCAACAGCACCGAAAATTTTTACAGCGATGACCTGGTGCTGCTGGGCGCAAACCTTCCTCATACCTGGCATAGCACCGCCGAAGCCGGACAATCTTCCACCGCGATAGTGATCTATCTCAAAGAAGGCTTCCTGGAAAAAACATGGATGCAAAGCATAGAATTTACGGCCATCTGCAACCTGTTCGCCGCAATGAACAAAGGAATAGTGGTCGATACCGCCAAAGCCAGGCAGCTGAAACCGAAATTCCTGCAATTGCTGGAAGCGCCTCCTTTTGATAAAATGGTGCTGCTGCTGCAGATACTGCAGGAACTGGCCAGCAATACAGCGTACCGCTTCCTTTGCGAACAGGAATTCAACTGCGCATTGAACCATACGGACAAAGCCCGGATCAATACCGTGTACGACTATATCCAGGACCACTACCAGCAACAGATATCCCTCGCCGATATTGCCTCCAAAGTAAACATGAGCGAGGAATATTTTTCCCGTTTTTTCAGCAGAACGATGAAGAAGCCCTTTTTTGAATTCCTCAACGAATACAAGATCAACAGGGCCTGTAAACTGCTGCTGGAAACGGATATGCAGATCAGCGAAGTATGTTACGCATCCGGGTTCGAAAGTGTGTCCTTCTTCTACCGGCAATTCAAGAAATTCAAAAAATGCCAGCCGAGAACATTCCGGCAGAACTACCAGAAAGTAGCGGAACTCCCTTCGGAAAAATATGCCTATGCGCAATAG